TGGAGGGGCGTATCCACGGATCGACCACTCGCCTTGGAATGGCTGCACGTTGGCTGATTTCGTGCTGCCATTTTTCCTCTTCATTGTTGGTGTGTCTATAGCCCTTGCACTCAAGGTAGGACTGACCCTTTTGAGTTTTGTCAGTTCTCGTTTTTCTTCCTGCGCTCGTCTCAGTTAGAATTCGACCTGTGACAGAGGATTTCCGAGGTCAAGTATGCAGTTAAAAAGATAATCTTGAGGACTTTGAAGCTCATTTTTTGGGGAATTCTGCTTCAAGGTAATGAAACCAAGAATGTATGTTGATGTTCTTCATGAATAACTAACAAAACTGTAAAACTTTCGTAGGAGGGTATTCCCATGCACCGTACGAACTTACTTATGGAGTCGACATGAAGAAAATCCGGTGGTGTGGCATTCTCCAGGTGACGGGCTTTTGCCTTACAAGATAGAAATATAAGGTAAGAATATATTCAAGAATCGAACTTAGCCTGATACGGTTTCTTTTTTTCGTATGCAAGCAGAGAATAGCTTTGGTGTACTTCGTTGTGGCCTTGATCGAGACTCTGACCTCCAAAGCCAGACCAAGCAGTTTGAAACCCGGCCATTTCTCGATCTTTGCTGCGTATAAATGGCAATGGTGAGCCATCTCCCTTTCAttcaaaaaattgatttttcattCACCTAATGcagctttttttttatctggtGTATCAAGGGTTGGAGGGATCGTTGCATTTACCGTATACATGATCACCACGTTCTCCCTCTATGTTCCCGACTGGAGTTTCGTGGCTTCTGAGGAGGATGGCAGATCTGAAACATACACAGTAATAAACACCAATGATTTCAGCACAACATTAACATCTACCACTTAAATGAGATTTGCATACTAAAATTTCAGGTAAAATGTGGGATGAGAGGGCATCTCGGCCCAGCCTGCAACGCAGTTGGCTACGTGGATCGACAGTTCTGGGGCGTCAATCATCTCTACACTCAACCCGTTTGGGCAAGATTAAGGGTCAGTTCAGATACTTAAAACACATTTCTCATCAATTCATGTTATTGTGTCACAACATGTGATTCTTGGCTGAATATGCAGGCCTGCACTTTTAGTTCTCCAGATTCCGGCCCCTTCCGCGAAGACGCGCCTACTTGGTGTCGTGCTCCATTTGAGCCAGAAGGGCTTCTGAGGTTTTTCCATCTCTCACTTGGTGGTTTCATTCCTACAAAAAAAGACCCATAGAAATGTcagattttaccaaaaatgaacCAACACTCCCTGAATTTTTTCGTGTAGCTCGATTTCAGCCATTGTTACTGGCACTATCGGCATCCATTATGGACACGTGCTGATTCATTTTAAGGTAAGAATCCATCAGCATCAAATTCAGTAAGTCAAGAATCTAACGTAACGTTACACAATCAGGATAATGGCGAAAGACTCAAACAGTGGGTATCGATGGGAGTTTCGCTACTAATCGTAGCATGTGTTCTTCATTTCACAGATGGTATATACTTATACAGTTATACACATTCCTATCCCATTCTACCATCTAGAAAAAACACGAAAAATAAACGAAACATATTTTCTTGCAGCTATTCCCATCAACAAGCAGCTGTACAGCTTCAGCTACGTCTGCTTCACAGCCGGTGCAGCAGGCACCGTTTTCTCTGTCTTATACATAGTGGTAGCCATCTAAAAACTCAGATTCACCCGACAAGTTCTAGACGCGGCCATCTTGTAACAACAGTGTGAGTGAGTGTTTGCAGATTGATGTCTATGGACTGCGAACGCCATTCTTGTTCCTGGAGTGGATTGGGATGAACGCGATGCTGGTCTTCGTGCTGGCAGCTCAGGGGATTTTCGCAGCATTCGTGAACGGATGGTACTTCAAGAATCCAGACAGAAATCTGGTAAGAACAAGGAAACAAAGATGAGACATGctgttaaatttaattcatttttcgaCGTTGGAAGCTcgataattttgttttctttttttttcccagGTCAAGTGGATTATGCAGCATGTTTTCGTTGATGTATGGAATTCGGAGAGAGTCGGAACAATTTTGTATGTAATATTTGCTGAAATCACATTCTGGTCAGTGGTTTCTGGCATTCTCCACAAACTAGGCATATACTGGAAActgtagtgtgtgtgtgttttcaaAGTTACAAACTTGCAAGGCAAAAACTATAAtgaagtttcatttttatttgaatatatatacttccaaagtgaaaaaaaaaccattTCCATACATTTTTGCTAAATCTAAAAGCAAAACATGGTCATAACATCATCATCTAAAGACCTCACAAACCTAAGCTTTCCTCATGTATATACATATCTAGAACAGAGAATATTTACATGTTATATCGGCTGATCCAGCGTTGAAGCTTTCAACGAGCACGAACGTTAATGTTACTCCCAGCTCATTAGCATTCTCCACACCGTCTCCTCTATCTCTTTCTTTGAAGCAGAGCCATTTTCCCCTTCGTCAAGTAGAACTCTGTAAATTTCCCACTCACGACCCCCGATGCCATGCCTTGCGATTTCAGCCTGTTTAAAGTAGCCATATTATATCAACAATGGTTCGAATAAGGATCAGAAGGGAGAATCATCGAGGTAAGAATACAAGTGAGGAAGTACCGAGAAGATAGGTCTGTTTAGCGTCTTGAGTGCAAGAGTTATGTCGTGGAACACCATGGGACGACCCTTCCCAGACAACTCGATGGGATTTGCAACGAGCAGCTCAGTGTCAGGGCCACGGTTGATCAATGCTAATCTCAGCGGACGGCTCAGCTCCACCTGAAGACGAGTGCTCAACCAATTCTGTGTGCTGGGGTCGACTATCTTCTTACCATCTACTTGCATGATGAACAAGTCGAGCTCGCACTCCGTGCTTCCTTTCCTTGTCAGGCGTCCATACGAGACCTGGATGTCGCAGTCCTTCAGAGTTCTCATCACGTCGTATAAAAGGCCTTTGTGGTCCCGGCAAACAATTTGGACTAGCGTGTGAGAGGGACTCAGCAAGTTATCCATGGTGATCGAGGGGCATTTAAAGGCGATGGGGTCGTCTTCGTTTGGATTCAGCAGCATATCCTCGGTGATTCCATACGAAAGAAACGAGGGCCCTTGAGAAGACGATGTGATTTCGGGCCCCACCCTTTCTATGCTGCAGCTGATGGCCCCATCCCCCAAAACAGCTTTTAAATGGTCACATGTGTCCTCCTTTCTCTTCGTTGTATGCAGAAGCTCTCTGATTCAAGTACAATAATTCAAGAATCTAAGTCActctcaataaaattaatgttaaaagttataaattcaagaaaagTTGGGAAATTATTGCAATCTTCATAAATAGGAGAGCAAATAAATCCTACAAGACTGTAAATTTTGCAACCTCGAGTCGGTTATAAAGAAGAGGTCCATGACTTTTCCATCTGGAGTTGTTGACACTTTCACTCTCTTTATCGTAAGCTCGAGCTCACAGAGAACCCCCGTTACATCTGCCAAAGAAACTCGATGGATCAAGATATTTCAAATCCAACAATGCAGCAGAAAGTAAGTATAAAATCACATCAAGAAGAATCGCGTTCCAAAAAATTACACCAGCAGGGCAATGGAGCCAAGATTCGAAAAAAGTGAGTTACCATGCAGAAGGCCCCTTCTGTCAAAGCAACAGAACTTCAAGAGGTACACGTCCGGGGGCTTGGGGGGGCTCAGCTCGGGCCTATCGTATGAAATCCCATTAGCCAACAGAAAAGAAGGGCACACCCCCATCAATCTATTTTTCAACAAGCTCCATCGCGTGCTCGGTCTCCCCACCACCCAGAACACTATGTAGCACCATTTCCCATCGGTTGATACATCTacatttaaatacaaatatcaGAACCAAACTCAGTCATCTCACGTCTATAaagtaattaagaaattggGGAGAATCACTACCATAAAGCAGTCACTAACACATTGTATCATCTCAACACAAACAAACAACAGctaaacaagaaacaaaacaGAAAGTGTGATTTCATCAAATAACTCATGAAACCTCAACTTAGTTAAGTTGTTAGGAACCAAATCTGTCACCTCCAATAACAATGAACCACATCATGAGCTTCAAACACATTTAGTGAGTCCGAACAGGGGTCGAACTCAACCATCGCACAGCTATGACCTAATGAAGAAATTGGAGAGAATCACAAAAGCAGCTACTAACACAATgcatcattttaattattaacatCAATCTTGAACAAATACACACAGAATTAACAAACtaaaacacacaaacaaaatgcatctaaacaagaaacaaacaaagaaTAGTATGAGTTCATCAAATACCTCTTGAAACCTCAACTTAGTTAAGTTAGTAGGCATCAAAATCTGTCACATCCAATAACAATGAACCAAATCATGATCTTCAAACACAGACCGATTCTAACAACAGTGAGACCAAAGAAGAGTCAAACTCAACCATCTCACAACTATGACCTAATTAACAAATTGGGGAGAAATGTATAATCCCAATTGTCAATACCAATCTTGAACAACAAACAATAGTAAACACAAACAAGCTGCATataaacaagaaacaaaaacagagTATAATCCCCCATCACACATCATCAAAAAACTCACAAAACCTCAACTTAGTCAGCAACAACAATGAACCAAATCAAGGGCTTCAACCACATACCGATTCTAACAACAGTGAGCCCAAAGAAGAGGATTATGCGGCAAAGATCACACCCTAAACCAGTCTTATCCGGACAATTCACAGTTATCACACTAGGCTCCTCTTCCCTCTCCGACTGACTGATCATCACAGCATCATCATACACTATCCCCATCCCCCTCAACCCAACTCCCcaccaataaaaatcaaatctttatcactattaaacacaaaaaactTGCTATTTCCGAAAATGGGAACAAGGTAGTTTCACCCCACCAATCCCCAACcacaaaataaagcaagaaaTCTACGCCCTTTTCACAGAGATACGAGCTGGGGGTTGATCTGTCGATGTCTTTCACACCCTTTTTGCTATATATGTATAGGCAAGAGGGGGCGAGTGGAAAAGTAGTTGTTTTCGGCGGCCAAGGAGTAAAGGGTTTTTCTTTAGATGGAAGAAATGGTGTGAATTGGCATTTGTGCTGTGAATCACGGGAATTTGCATATGTTTTGTGAATCATTGGGTGCTACTGAGGTGGAGTTTCCTTTGTCTTTTTCTTCATGATTTCGCGCCATCTTATGGTAAacagtttttttaatttttcttttggatttattcaCTATTGTAGCTCTTtgtttactaatttatttttagtaaatttagtcttaaaaatggagtagtaataataTCTTCTGCTACTCCACTAACACAAAGGACGAAAAGGAAATCCCCGAGGGGTCGGGCGTGGACGAGgtccggctagccgatcgctaGTCCACTATTGCACGGACCaacgatttttttaaatttttctatgAAATTCTATattcccatttcatttttttctatgtttttttttctgaaattcaTTTCGTTAttgttttttgtgtttttttcttctcatgaGGGCTAGGACATTGACTAGGCTGTGGGAATGatatgatgatgtggcagaaGTAATTTTAGGTTGGGCTATTGCTAGGGGTGGCTTTCATAgtatattcaataaaattcttaCACTCATTTCGGAAGCAAATATTTATTGACGGGCAGAATGAGTAATAAACTAAGCAAATTTTGCAAATTAATACttcatccatccacaaaaaatagagcaatttgtatatgac
The genomic region above belongs to Salvia hispanica cultivar TCC Black 2014 chromosome 3, UniMelb_Shisp_WGS_1.0, whole genome shotgun sequence and contains:
- the LOC125209759 gene encoding heparan-alpha-glucosaminide N-acetyltransferase-like, encoding MAAFKQVSQMSAVTIQTHTSKRPSCRLIQLNLLTNLEIFFMEDPKTLEEGRGNGTANGHQGEPVAEEVHGEKSDGNEQKSKTATEEEPLRKGKTKRVATLDAFRGLTIVLMILVDDAGGAYPRIDHSPWNGCTLADFVLPFFLFIVGVSIALALKRISEVKYAVKKIILRTLKLIFWGILLQGGYSHAPYELTYGVDMKKIRWCGILQRIALVYFVVALIETLTSKARPSSLKPGHFSIFAAYKWQWVGGIVAFTVYMITTFSLYVPDWSFVASEEDGRSETYTVKCGMRGHLGPACNAVGYVDRQFWGVNHLYTQPVWARLRACTFSSPDSGPFREDAPTWCRAPFEPEGLLSSISAIVTGTIGIHYGHVLIHFKDNGERLKQWVSMGVSLLIVACVLHFTDAIPINKQLYSFSYVCFTAGAAGTVFSVLYIVIDVYGLRTPFLFLEWIGMNAMLVFVLAAQGIFAAFVNGWYFKNPDRNLVKWIMQHVFVDVWNSERVGTILYVIFAEITFWSVVSGILHKLGIYWKL
- the LOC125214453 gene encoding ACT domain-containing protein ACR10-like; the encoded protein is MGIVYDDAVMISQSEREEEPSVITVNCPDKTGLGCDLCRIILFFGLTVVRIDVSTDGKWCYIVFWVVGRPSTRWSLLKNRLMGVCPSFLLANGISYDRPELSPPKPPDVYLLKFCCFDRRGLLHDVTGVLCELELTIKRVKVSTTPDGKVMDLFFITDSRELLHTTKRKEDTCDHLKAVLGDGAISCSIERVGPEITSSSQGPSFLSYGITEDMLLNPNEDDPIAFKCPSITMDNLLSPSHTLVQIVCRDHKGLLYDVMRTLKDCDIQVSYGRLTRKGSTECELDLFIMQVDGKKIVDPSTQNWLSTRLQVELSRPLRLALINRGPDTELLVANPIELSGKGRPMVFHDITLALKTLNRPIFSAEIARHGIGGREWEIYRVLLDEGENGSASKKEIEETVWRMLMSWE